The region CGATAGGAAATCTTTTAATAAGCACTAGACCTACTGCAGTAAATATGCATAAGACGGTGAGCAATTTAATTACTAGTCTAAAAGGACTAAAGCCAGATGAAGCATTAGTTGAGGTGCAGAAACTTAGTGTGGATATTATGGAAAAACAATTGGAAGTAGAAAGGCAGATTGGAAAGAATGGTGCCAAATTGATTAGCGATGGTGAAACCATTATGACCATCTGCCACGCTGGTGGAGTAGCTGGATTTGGATTTGGCGGAAGAACACTTTCCATATTTAGAACTGCTGTAGAACAAGGAAAAGATATATCTGTTATCTCCTGCGAAACTAGACCATATTTCCAAGGCGCTAGAATTACTGCATGGGAATTGAAAAAGTTTGGCATTCCAGTGAAATTGATATCCGACAATATGGCTGGTGCCATTATTCAAAAGAATTTAGTCAATAGGATTATAACTGGATCCGACAGAATTGCATTAAATGGAGATACAGCTAACAAGATTGGCACCTATTTATTAGCCTTAGCTGCTCATGATAATAATATTCCTTTCCATATTTCAACTTCTAAATATAATGTAGAACCTAGGAATAGAACAGGTAAAGAAATTGAAATAGAGTTTAGAAATGGTTCTGAAGTCCTCTATATAGATGGTAAAAATATAAGCGTAGAAGGTGTTGAAGCTCTCTATCCCGGGTTTGATATTACCCCAAATAGATATATTACATCTATTATCACCGAAGCTGGAGTTTTTACTCCCCCCTATGAAAAGAAACTATTTGAAATTTCTAGAGATATTTAGGATATTTTGGAGGTAATACTATGGATATACAATTGCTTAAAGAAGAATTGGTAAACATCAGCAGAAGATGTTATGATAAGAATCTGATCACGGCTACCGGAGGAAATATCAGTTGTAGAATACCAAACAGTAATCAAATTTTGATTAAAGCTTCTGGTTCTGCCTTCAGCGATATGACTCCTTCAGATGTAGTACTAATCAATTTAGATGGAAATATAGTAGCTGGAAGCAAACAAATATCAAAAGAATGGCGTTTCCACGCAGGCATATACAAAGTCCGACCAGATGTAAATGCAGTTATACATGTGCACCCCCCTTTTGCAACTGCAATAGCTGCTAACCATGACAGCTTGCCAATGGTGACCAACCATGCTAAAGCTTATCTAAAGCACGTACCCACCATTGGCACTGCTCCCTCCGGTTCTGAAGAACTAGCCTATATGGTGATAGAACAGTTTAAAGATCCACAGCGAGTTGGGATCCTCATGAAAGAACATGGTATTATCACCGTGGGCAAGGATTTCTATCAAGCGTTCTATTTAGCTGAAATGCTGGAGGATACAGCAAAAATAGCTTTATTCAGTAAACTCTAAATTTAAAATAGGCCGCATATATTGATATGCGGCCTATTTTAAATTTAATGATTCTAATTCCCTATTAATAACCTCTTTTAATCTTTCTTTTTCTCCCTCATCTGCAAAAGAAAATTCAATTCCATTTTGTATAACCCGTATCAAATCCCCATAATTAAAATCTAAAAACTCTATTGCTTTCTTATATTCTTGTTCCAGTGTAGTATCGGAAACCGTTAGATTATCGGTATTAATAGTTACTTTCATACCTCGGTCTAAATACTTTTTAATGGGATGAGCTTTGTACCCTTCAACAGCCCCCGTTTGCACATTGCTGGTTATACACATTTCCAAAGGTATACCCCTATCCTTTATAAATTGACAAACATCCTCCTTTAAAAAAGCATATACACCATGACCAATCCTTTCAGCACCTAGCTCTTTAACCGCGGTTATGATATTTTCAGCAATCCCAACTTCACCAGCATGTACTGTTTTTCTCAAGCCCAGATTACCAGCCCATTGGAATGCTTCTTTATGTAACTCTGGGGAAAAGTCTATCTCATTGCCAGCCAAATCGATTGCCACAACACCTTTCCCAACATATTTATGGCCTTCTTTAACTATATTTAAACTAATTTCCGGGCTATGATTCCTCATACATATTAATATTAAATTGGAATATATACCTAGATTCTTTCTTGCCCTATCCATTGCGTTTAATACGCTTTCCAATATTTGATGAAAATCCAACCCCTGCTCCATATGTAAATATGGTGCAATTCGGATTTCCACATATTTTATGTTTTGCTCCCATAAATCTTCCAACAATTCATAAGTAATCCTATAAAGGTGTTTCTGCTTTTGCATAACCTTTAATGGTAAATCGAATTTTGTTAGATAGTCTTTTAAAGATTGACAATTGCCAGATACTTGTATGTTCTTTGTAAATATTCCCATATCTTTAGATGGCACTTCTAACCCTTCTTCCAAAGCTATCTCCATAATGGTAGCTGGCCTAACGCTTCCACTGAGATGACAATGCAGATCTACTTTGGGTAGTCTTTTCAATAAACTATAATCTACCACTTTACCACTCCCAATATTATAGTAAAATAAATATTTTTAGCCCATATAACCCTCTAATATATTGTTGCTCCTTCTCTAGCTGACGTTACATATTTATGGTATATTTTCAAAAATCCCTTCAAATTATCTTTAGGTTGGTAAGTCCAATTTTTTAATCTATTTTCAATCTCCTCATCGGAAATTTCAATATTTATAACCCTATTGGGAATATCTATATATACTATATCCCCGTCCTCTACTATTGCTAAAGGCCCTCCATCTGCTGCCTCCGGTGTAACATATCCTATGCAAGGACCTCTAGTGGCTCCGGAAAACCTGCCATCGGTGATTAACGCCACTGAATCACCCAAACCCATACCCACTAACAATGCAGCTGGAATGGACAATTCTCTCATTCCGGGCCCGCCCTTTGGACCTTCGTATCGAATTACTAATACGTCTCTCTCCTTAACTCTACCTTCCATCAACATATCCCTTACCTCTTCTTCACTATTTGCAACTTTAGCAGGGCCTCGATGTACCATCATCTTTTCCGATACACCACTTTGTTTAACCACCGCTCCTAAGGGGGCCAAATTCCCTTTTAATACTGCTATTCCACCTTCTTTGGCTAAAGGTTTATCCATGGAATAGATTATTTCGTTTTCCACCAAAGGTACATCCTTAATATTTTCAGCAATAGTTTTACCTGTTACAGTTATTATATCGGTAACCAAAAGAGGTGACAAAACTTTAAGTAAAGCTTGTACTCCTCCCACTTGATGAAAATCCTTCAATGTATATGGTGAGGCAGGTTTAAACTTGGCCAATAAGGGGGTCGTTGAGCTTAATTCATCAAATACATCCATGGCCAAGTCTATACCCAATTGTTTAGCTATAGCAGGTATATGAAGCACCGCATTGGATGAGCCCCCTATAGCTAAAACATATTTTATCATATTGATTAGATTTTCCTTGGTAAGTATTTTAGAAATTCTAAGATCCTCCCTCACCATGTCTACTATCCTTTCGCCAGACATTCTGGCCAGCCTCAATCTTGAGGAAGCAACAGCACTAATAGTTCCACAACCAGGCAATGATAAACCTACTGCTTCCACAGCCGTTCCCATAGTATTAGCAGTTCCCATCATTCCACAAGCACCACAGGTCTGGCATGTATTATCCTCTATCAGTTGAAACTCTTCTTCTGATATAAGCCCTGCTTTATACTGGCCCATAGCTTCTTTGACATCGCTTAGTATTAGGTCTGTCCCATTGTGATTGAAAGGCTCCATAGGCCCTCCTGTAACAAAAATGGTGGGCAGGTCTAAAGAGGCGGCAGCCATTAACATACCAGGCACTATTTTATCACATGAACATAGCATTACCAACCCGTCAAACTGATTTGCCTCCACCATTAGCTCTATAGATGCACATATTATATCCCTGCTGGGCAATATACTATGCATCCCTTTTCCTTGGGCTATTCCATCGCAAGGAGCTATAGTATTAAATTCTACTGGTATAC is a window of Tepidimicrobium xylanilyticum DNA encoding:
- the mtnA gene encoding S-methyl-5-thioribose-1-phosphate isomerase encodes the protein MDAIIKSYIEKLQDYNLIMPAWYDDRKIVMLNQLKLPKEEYIELRTAEEIAQAIKDMVIRGSGAIALAGIYGVLIEVFNSKGKLDRLEAIGNLLISTRPTAVNMHKTVSNLITSLKGLKPDEALVEVQKLSVDIMEKQLEVERQIGKNGAKLISDGETIMTICHAGGVAGFGFGGRTLSIFRTAVEQGKDISVISCETRPYFQGARITAWELKKFGIPVKLISDNMAGAIIQKNLVNRIITGSDRIALNGDTANKIGTYLLALAAHDNNIPFHISTSKYNVEPRNRTGKEIEIEFRNGSEVLYIDGKNISVEGVEALYPGFDITPNRYITSIITEAGVFTPPYEKKLFEISRDI
- a CDS encoding class II aldolase/adducin family protein, producing the protein MDIQLLKEELVNISRRCYDKNLITATGGNISCRIPNSNQILIKASGSAFSDMTPSDVVLINLDGNIVAGSKQISKEWRFHAGIYKVRPDVNAVIHVHPPFATAIAANHDSLPMVTNHAKAYLKHVPTIGTAPSGSEELAYMVIEQFKDPQRVGILMKEHGIITVGKDFYQAFYLAEMLEDTAKIALFSKL
- the add gene encoding adenosine deaminase; the encoded protein is MVDYSLLKRLPKVDLHCHLSGSVRPATIMEIALEEGLEVPSKDMGIFTKNIQVSGNCQSLKDYLTKFDLPLKVMQKQKHLYRITYELLEDLWEQNIKYVEIRIAPYLHMEQGLDFHQILESVLNAMDRARKNLGIYSNLILICMRNHSPEISLNIVKEGHKYVGKGVVAIDLAGNEIDFSPELHKEAFQWAGNLGLRKTVHAGEVGIAENIITAVKELGAERIGHGVYAFLKEDVCQFIKDRGIPLEMCITSNVQTGAVEGYKAHPIKKYLDRGMKVTINTDNLTVSDTTLEQEYKKAIEFLDFNYGDLIRVIQNGIEFSFADEGEKERLKEVINRELESLNLK
- the ilvD gene encoding dihydroxy-acid dehydratase, with protein sequence MEARRSSKLFDGVAGAYPRSLYKSMGFQDRDFSKPLIGIVNSWAETNPGHYHLRELSKYVKNGIWVNGGIPVEFNTIAPCDGIAQGKGMHSILPSRDIICASIELMVEANQFDGLVMLCSCDKIVPGMLMAAASLDLPTIFVTGGPMEPFNHNGTDLILSDVKEAMGQYKAGLISEEEFQLIEDNTCQTCGACGMMGTANTMGTAVEAVGLSLPGCGTISAVASSRLRLARMSGERIVDMVREDLRISKILTKENLINMIKYVLAIGGSSNAVLHIPAIAKQLGIDLAMDVFDELSSTTPLLAKFKPASPYTLKDFHQVGGVQALLKVLSPLLVTDIITVTGKTIAENIKDVPLVENEIIYSMDKPLAKEGGIAVLKGNLAPLGAVVKQSGVSEKMMVHRGPAKVANSEEEVRDMLMEGRVKERDVLVIRYEGPKGGPGMRELSIPAALLVGMGLGDSVALITDGRFSGATRGPCIGYVTPEAADGGPLAIVEDGDIVYIDIPNRVINIEISDEEIENRLKNWTYQPKDNLKGFLKIYHKYVTSAREGATIY